A single window of Archangium gephyra DNA harbors:
- a CDS encoding OmpA family protein has translation MRTHPSYSPDSTSWQRPSLWFWVLWLLSTLTALLVAGPAEAQSTKTPRYWSDQHGNFVLLGNTLAQGCNTETPAPVVGTVGDACGSHAGKSDDTSPDYFWTLQSAAGGEEAVADPYVLPGEARSRVKLELPTGARVTYARIYWAATRSNSQKPSARSPEQPDDTAELTFLRDLPLGAQETRGLTADVTFKSDYKVTQDFQYQASRDVTDFVQKHGPGLYQVGGVDSIDLRGRYFLSEFMFSAWWMVVFYELDSEPMRDLKLYDGLDPVAGADITVNLRGFYVPEHANEAKLGVVAFDGDEYDKGDWLDFNKVRMGNALNPADNFFNSTRSHQPLAAGAVGTPAAVPVSVAGDLPRLTGTQGSLSGLDLDVVDVTMAPGSQTAEVKVGTSGDIYWLGGFVSSIATKRPDFRNTFKTVENLSRTDGTARPGNSLRYTITTVNTGDDDAIDTKFVDTLPAQLTYVAGSLRVNSRPVTDASGDDVGSWDGSTLTVYLGRGATPTKGGEMAMGASATLQFEALVAAGATGTIENVAIINAAGKLGTDAMDTRSRPGPGLPPGPTPMPIPAPGGPDGGSDGGPDGGSDGGPDGGSDGGPDGGSDGGPDGGSDGGPDGGFDGGPDNEVEYVVAGRGCSASSGSPLVWLAALLLAVPLIRSRRRTGTAAAGLVALGTLSAPEAAQAQLLDPATLSQSIDVQRYKPGPGATDLLGVYGARVDKHLGWHLGASLNYANNPLNFLDKRQDDFVYGVVATQVTLDLMGSISFFDRFELGMALPVTYQASESGAAVMPAFAEGVNGAGLGDLRLVPKAHLFSKGGLHLGVAVPVVLPTAGGQGFRGGAGLAVQPQVVGEWLSSSGVRVVANVGAHLRGEQRLSNLRTGNELSYALGARLPVGERLAVQAQLSGALGLAERNAEELPLELLASVQYRVRDGLLAHVGGGPGLTRGYGTPGFRVFAGIDWTQPGERAPAPRTQPIAEAPVPVAASSSVEEVPVAPAAPALIETDPVRPPPDVSRVRLEADRIVILEKVHFATNKDVILDRSFELLKQVASVLKANPRVERVRVEGHTDDRGDDAFNMDLSRRRATNVRAFLIAEGIAAERLEAEGYGETRPMDTNATDAGRENNRRVEFNIEKLAGGPATRPAP, from the coding sequence ATGCGCACCCATCCCTCGTATTCCCCGGACTCCACCTCGTGGCAGCGGCCCTCGCTGTGGTTCTGGGTGTTGTGGCTGCTGTCCACCCTCACCGCGCTGCTGGTGGCCGGCCCCGCCGAGGCCCAGAGCACCAAGACGCCCCGTTACTGGAGCGACCAGCACGGCAACTTCGTCCTGCTCGGCAACACGCTCGCGCAGGGCTGCAACACCGAGACGCCCGCACCGGTGGTGGGCACCGTCGGGGACGCGTGCGGCAGCCACGCGGGCAAGAGCGATGACACCTCGCCGGACTACTTCTGGACCCTCCAGAGCGCAGCAGGAGGGGAGGAGGCCGTGGCCGACCCGTACGTGCTCCCCGGGGAGGCCCGCAGCCGGGTCAAGCTCGAGCTGCCCACGGGAGCGCGGGTGACGTACGCGCGCATCTACTGGGCGGCCACGCGCTCCAACTCCCAGAAGCCCTCGGCGCGGAGCCCGGAGCAGCCGGACGACACCGCCGAGCTCACCTTCCTGCGTGACCTGCCGCTGGGTGCCCAGGAGACCCGGGGCCTCACCGCCGACGTGACCTTCAAGTCGGATTACAAGGTCACGCAGGACTTCCAGTACCAGGCCTCGCGGGACGTGACGGACTTCGTCCAGAAGCACGGGCCGGGCCTCTATCAGGTGGGAGGGGTGGACAGCATCGACCTGCGGGGCCGCTACTTCCTCTCCGAGTTCATGTTCAGCGCCTGGTGGATGGTGGTGTTCTACGAGCTGGACAGCGAGCCGATGCGGGACCTGAAGCTGTACGACGGCCTGGATCCGGTGGCGGGCGCCGACATCACGGTGAATCTCCGGGGCTTCTACGTGCCGGAGCACGCCAACGAGGCGAAGCTGGGCGTCGTCGCCTTCGACGGGGACGAGTACGACAAGGGCGATTGGCTCGACTTCAACAAGGTCCGGATGGGGAACGCGCTGAACCCGGCGGACAACTTCTTCAACAGCACGCGCAGCCACCAGCCGCTCGCGGCGGGAGCGGTGGGGACGCCCGCGGCGGTGCCCGTGAGCGTGGCGGGAGACCTGCCCCGGCTGACGGGCACGCAGGGGAGCCTGTCGGGACTGGACCTGGACGTGGTGGACGTCACGATGGCGCCCGGCTCCCAGACGGCCGAGGTGAAGGTGGGGACCTCGGGGGACATCTACTGGCTGGGTGGCTTCGTCTCCTCCATCGCCACGAAGCGCCCGGACTTCCGGAACACGTTCAAGACGGTGGAGAACCTCTCGCGGACCGACGGCACGGCGCGGCCCGGTAACAGCCTGCGCTACACCATCACCACGGTGAACACGGGCGACGACGACGCCATCGACACGAAGTTCGTGGACACGCTGCCCGCTCAGCTCACGTACGTCGCCGGATCCCTCCGGGTGAACAGCCGGCCGGTGACCGATGCCTCGGGTGATGACGTTGGCTCGTGGGATGGGAGCACCCTCACCGTCTACCTGGGCCGTGGCGCCACGCCCACCAAGGGCGGCGAGATGGCCATGGGTGCCTCGGCCACCCTTCAGTTCGAGGCGCTCGTCGCCGCCGGGGCCACGGGCACCATCGAGAACGTCGCCATCATCAATGCCGCGGGCAAGCTGGGCACGGACGCGATGGACACCCGCTCGCGCCCGGGTCCGGGCCTGCCTCCGGGTCCCACGCCCATGCCCATTCCGGCGCCGGGCGGCCCTGACGGTGGGTCCGACGGCGGCCCTGACGGTGGGTCCGATGGCGGCCCTGACGGTGGGTCCGATGGCGGCCCTGACGGTGGGTCCGATGGCGGCCCTGACGGTGGGTCCGATGGCGGCCCTGACGGTGGGTTCGATGGCGGCCCTGACAATGAGGTTGAATACGTCGTCGCGGGCCGTGGCTGCAGTGCCTCGAGCGGTTCGCCCCTGGTGTGGCTCGCGGCGCTGCTGCTCGCCGTTCCGCTGATTCGCTCGCGCCGCCGCACGGGCACCGCGGCCGCTGGACTGGTGGCGCTCGGCACGCTGTCCGCTCCGGAGGCCGCCCAGGCCCAGCTGCTCGACCCGGCCACGCTGTCTCAGTCCATCGACGTGCAGCGCTACAAGCCCGGTCCCGGAGCCACGGATCTCCTCGGCGTGTACGGCGCCCGGGTGGACAAGCACCTGGGCTGGCACCTGGGCGCCTCGCTCAACTACGCCAACAACCCGCTGAACTTCCTCGACAAGCGCCAGGACGACTTCGTCTACGGCGTGGTGGCCACCCAGGTGACGTTGGACCTGATGGGCTCCATCTCCTTCTTCGACCGCTTCGAGCTGGGCATGGCCCTGCCCGTCACGTACCAGGCCTCCGAGAGCGGCGCTGCCGTGATGCCGGCCTTCGCGGAGGGGGTGAATGGGGCGGGACTGGGAGACCTGCGGCTGGTGCCCAAGGCGCACCTCTTCTCCAAGGGCGGGTTGCACCTGGGCGTGGCCGTTCCGGTGGTGCTGCCCACGGCCGGAGGCCAGGGCTTCCGGGGTGGCGCGGGCCTGGCCGTGCAGCCCCAGGTGGTGGGCGAGTGGCTCTCCTCGAGTGGCGTGCGTGTGGTGGCCAACGTGGGCGCCCACCTGCGTGGAGAGCAGCGGCTGAGCAACCTGCGCACCGGCAACGAGCTGTCGTACGCGCTCGGGGCGAGGCTGCCCGTGGGGGAGCGGCTCGCGGTGCAGGCCCAGCTGTCGGGGGCGCTCGGACTGGCCGAGCGGAACGCGGAGGAGCTGCCGCTGGAGCTGCTGGCCTCGGTGCAGTACCGCGTGCGTGACGGGCTGCTGGCGCACGTGGGTGGTGGCCCGGGCCTGACGCGTGGCTACGGGACGCCCGGCTTCCGCGTCTTCGCGGGAATCGACTGGACCCAGCCCGGCGAGCGTGCCCCAGCGCCTCGGACCCAGCCCATCGCCGAGGCTCCGGTGCCGGTGGCCGCGTCCTCGTCGGTCGAGGAGGTCCCGGTGGCTCCCGCGGCGCCCGCTCTCATCGAGACGGACCCGGTGAGGCCTCCGCCCGACGTGTCCCGGGTGCGCCTGGAGGCCGATCGCATCGTCATCCTGGAGAAGGTGCACTTCGCCACCAACAAGGACGTCATCCTGGACAGGTCCTTCGAGCTGTTGAAGCAGGTGGCGTCGGTGCTCAAGGCCAACCCGCGCGTGGAGCGGGTGCGCGTGGAGGGGCACACGGACGACCGGGGTGACGACGCCTTCAACATGGACCTGTCGAGGCGGAGGGCCACCAACGTGCGTGCCTTCCTCATCGCCGAGGGCATCGCCGCCGAGCGGCTGGAGGCGGAGGGCTACGGCGAGACGCGCCCGATGGACACCAACGCGACGGATGCGGGCCGGGAGAACAACCGCCGCGTCGAGTTCAACATCGAGAAGCTCGCGGGCGGCCCGGCCACCCGTCCGGCCCCCTGA
- a CDS encoding response regulator transcription factor: MTSPTPGHAPTLLLVDDEAVFRERLARAFRERGFEVSTAGSYDEALGLATKESPELAVVDLRMPGRGGLELVRALHALDASTRIIVLTGYGSIATAVEAVKLGAFNYLPKPADVDDLLLAFSRGPGEAAQVTEDFQPPTLARAEWEHIQRVLTDCGGNISEAARRLGLHRRSLQRKLQKYPPAQ, from the coding sequence ATGACGAGCCCGACGCCCGGCCATGCGCCGACGCTGTTGTTGGTGGACGACGAGGCGGTGTTCCGCGAGCGGCTGGCGCGGGCCTTCCGCGAGCGTGGCTTCGAGGTGAGCACCGCGGGCTCGTATGACGAGGCGCTCGGGCTGGCCACGAAGGAGTCGCCGGAGCTGGCGGTGGTGGACCTGCGGATGCCGGGGCGGGGAGGGCTGGAGCTGGTGCGGGCGCTGCACGCGCTGGATGCGTCCACGCGCATCATCGTGCTCACGGGTTACGGGAGCATCGCCACGGCGGTGGAGGCGGTGAAGCTGGGGGCGTTCAACTACCTGCCGAAGCCGGCGGACGTGGATGACCTGTTGCTGGCCTTCTCGAGGGGCCCGGGCGAGGCGGCGCAGGTGACGGAGGACTTCCAGCCGCCGACGCTGGCGCGAGCGGAGTGGGAGCACATCCAGCGGGTGCTGACGGACTGTGGCGGCAACATCTCCGAGGCGGCGAGGCGGCTGGGCCTGCACCGGCGCTCGCTGCAGCGCAAACTACAGAAGTACCCGCCCGCGCAGTAG
- a CDS encoding ATP-binding protein: protein MRDAQAINLSWLLRLRWGAVVGQAAIILGVHFGLGMTQRLVPLFVTIAVAAASNVALGLWARRERRIRERLLWAVMALDVVLLTVLLDLSGGPFNPFSALYLVHIALAAVVLRAGWTWALTGLAIGCFGALFVDHLWFPSTGGELASAHHPQHHIHDVRMHLEGMWAAFALAAGFIVYFVQRVTRALAAREAELVEARAAAARHEKLTALGTLAAGAAHELSTPLSTIAVAARELERQLTRTGSEAATLEDVQLIRQQVARCRDILTQMTLDAGASQGESMVERAPAALVEEALEGLPERERVRTELDARTREERELVPAHAFARAIRGVVKNALQASGPGKPVRLGLVREAAGWRLTVEDSGEGMPAEVLARAGEPFFTTKAPGEGMGLGLFLTRAVLEQLGGGLVLRSTPGQGTTVVLTWPAGGLRQSAALPAGASRVKPGT, encoded by the coding sequence GTGCGGGACGCGCAGGCCATCAACCTCTCCTGGCTGCTGCGGCTGCGCTGGGGGGCCGTGGTGGGGCAGGCGGCCATCATCCTGGGCGTGCACTTCGGGCTGGGGATGACGCAGCGGCTGGTGCCGCTGTTCGTCACCATCGCCGTGGCGGCGGCGAGCAACGTGGCGCTGGGGCTGTGGGCCCGGCGCGAGCGCCGCATCCGTGAGCGGCTGCTGTGGGCGGTGATGGCGCTGGACGTGGTGCTGCTCACGGTGCTGCTGGACCTGAGCGGAGGCCCCTTCAATCCCTTCAGCGCGCTGTACCTGGTGCACATCGCGCTGGCGGCGGTGGTGCTGCGCGCGGGGTGGACGTGGGCGCTGACGGGGCTGGCCATCGGGTGCTTCGGCGCGCTCTTCGTGGACCACCTGTGGTTCCCCAGCACGGGGGGCGAGCTGGCGTCGGCGCACCACCCGCAGCACCACATCCATGACGTGCGGATGCACCTGGAGGGGATGTGGGCGGCCTTCGCGCTGGCGGCGGGCTTCATCGTCTACTTCGTGCAGCGGGTGACGCGGGCGCTGGCCGCGCGCGAGGCGGAGCTGGTGGAGGCGCGGGCGGCGGCGGCGCGCCACGAGAAGCTGACGGCGCTGGGCACGCTGGCGGCGGGGGCGGCGCATGAGCTGTCCACGCCGCTGTCCACCATCGCGGTGGCGGCGCGGGAGCTGGAGCGGCAGCTGACGCGCACGGGCTCGGAGGCGGCCACGCTGGAGGACGTGCAGCTCATCCGCCAGCAGGTGGCGCGCTGCCGGGACATCCTGACGCAGATGACGTTGGACGCGGGGGCGAGCCAGGGCGAGTCCATGGTGGAGCGGGCGCCCGCGGCCCTGGTGGAGGAGGCGCTGGAGGGGCTGCCGGAGCGGGAGCGGGTGCGCACGGAGCTGGACGCCCGGACGCGGGAGGAGCGGGAGCTGGTGCCGGCGCACGCCTTCGCCCGGGCCATCCGGGGCGTGGTGAAGAACGCGCTGCAGGCCTCGGGGCCGGGGAAGCCGGTGCGGCTGGGGCTGGTGCGCGAGGCGGCGGGGTGGCGGCTCACGGTGGAGGACTCGGGGGAGGGGATGCCGGCGGAGGTATTGGCGCGGGCGGGCGAGCCCTTCTTCACCACCAAGGCGCCCGGGGAGGGCATGGGGCTGGGGCTCTTCCTCACGCGCGCGGTGCTGGAGCAGTTGGGCGGAGGGCTGGTGCTGCGCTCCACGCCGGGCCAGGGGACGACGGTGGTGCTGACGTGGCCGGCGGGGGGGCTGCGACAATCCGCCGCGTTGCCTGCGGGCGCCTCCCGGGTGAAGCCAGGGACATGA
- a CDS encoding site-2 protease family protein, which yields MESAPARVVNRPWLHLLLFVLTVGTTSLTFDNLFLGASLPWGTRLGEALTFSVALLTILGAHEMGHYVLARLHGVDASLPYFIPLPYLGVGTLGAVIRIRGRIPTRNALVDIGAAGPLAGLLVALPFLLWGLAHSPVVDVPELSSSFPGRTSLWSLGGDFLQWLQVKLSRAPASPASDALPQHALLIFGDGLLMRGLKWLVLGPLPAGKGLQEHPVVIAAWFGLLVTLLNLVPVGQFDGGHLAYALWGKHARWVGKAMAVVLLFLTLFYTVTWGPWLLVATKVVGFGHPEVTQPAEPLGLGRKLVCAVCFLALAGCAMPVPIRMEIW from the coding sequence ATGGAGAGCGCGCCCGCCCGAGTCGTCAACCGCCCCTGGCTGCACCTGCTGCTCTTCGTGCTGACCGTCGGCACCACCTCGCTCACCTTCGACAACCTCTTCCTCGGGGCGTCGCTGCCGTGGGGCACCCGGCTCGGCGAGGCGCTGACCTTCAGTGTCGCGTTGCTGACCATCCTCGGGGCGCACGAGATGGGGCACTACGTGCTGGCGCGGCTGCACGGCGTGGATGCGTCGCTGCCCTACTTCATCCCGTTGCCGTACCTCGGGGTGGGCACCCTGGGCGCCGTCATCCGCATCCGCGGCCGCATCCCCACCCGCAACGCCCTGGTGGACATCGGCGCCGCCGGGCCGCTGGCCGGCCTGCTGGTGGCCCTGCCCTTCCTCCTCTGGGGCCTGGCCCACTCGCCCGTGGTGGACGTGCCCGAGCTCTCCTCCTCCTTCCCGGGCCGCACCTCCCTCTGGAGCCTGGGCGGGGACTTCCTGCAGTGGCTCCAGGTGAAGCTCTCCCGGGCCCCGGCCTCCCCGGCCAGCGACGCCCTGCCCCAGCACGCCCTGCTGATTTTCGGGGACGGGCTGCTGATGCGGGGGCTCAAGTGGCTCGTCCTGGGGCCGCTGCCCGCCGGCAAGGGCCTGCAGGAGCACCCGGTGGTGATTGCCGCCTGGTTCGGCCTGCTGGTGACGCTGCTCAACCTCGTCCCGGTGGGACAGTTCGATGGTGGACACCTCGCCTACGCCCTCTGGGGCAAGCACGCCCGGTGGGTAGGCAAGGCCATGGCCGTGGTGCTGCTTTTCCTCACCCTGTTCTACACGGTCACCTGGGGCCCCTGGCTCCTGGTGGCCACCAAGGTGGTGGGATTCGGTCACCCGGAGGTGACCCAACCAGCCGAGCCTTTGGGACTCGGGCGGAAGCTGGTCTGCGCGGTATGCTTCCTCGCGCTGGCGGGGTGTGCCATGCCCGTGCCCATCCGAATGGAGATCTGGTGA
- a CDS encoding HAD family hydrolase: MVQNVIFDVDGTLVDSVDEHAEAWRRAFLEFGRDVPFAHVRSQIGKGADQLMPVFFTEDELEKFGQELSDFRSTLFKREFMPKLRPFPRVRELFQRLRKDGLRLAVASSAKGDELEFYLRLCNIQGMLDGETSKDDASKSKPHPDIFEAALEQLGRPDTRGVVVIGDTPYDALAASKAGVPTVGMLCGGFPEEDLRTAGCRAIYKDPADLLAHYDSSRDTWPWAADAVAAAKDEEPR, from the coding sequence CTGGTGCAGAACGTCATCTTCGATGTGGATGGCACGCTGGTGGACTCGGTGGATGAGCATGCCGAGGCCTGGAGACGTGCCTTCCTGGAGTTCGGCCGCGACGTGCCCTTCGCGCATGTGCGCAGCCAGATTGGAAAGGGCGCGGACCAGCTCATGCCCGTCTTCTTCACCGAGGACGAGCTGGAGAAGTTCGGCCAGGAGCTGAGCGACTTCCGCTCCACGCTCTTCAAGCGCGAGTTCATGCCGAAGCTGCGCCCCTTTCCGCGGGTGCGCGAGCTGTTCCAGCGGCTGCGCAAGGACGGGCTGCGCCTCGCGGTGGCCTCGAGCGCCAAGGGGGACGAGCTCGAGTTCTACCTGCGCCTGTGCAACATCCAGGGGATGCTGGACGGCGAGACGTCGAAGGACGACGCGTCGAAGTCCAAGCCGCACCCGGACATCTTCGAGGCGGCGCTGGAGCAGCTGGGCCGGCCGGATACGCGGGGCGTGGTGGTGATTGGGGACACGCCCTACGACGCGCTGGCGGCGAGCAAGGCGGGAGTGCCCACGGTGGGCATGCTGTGCGGAGGCTTCCCGGAGGAGGATCTGCGCACGGCGGGCTGCCGCGCCATCTACAAGGATCCAGCGGACCTGCTGGCGCATTACGACTCCTCGCGGGACACCTGGCCGTGGGCCGCGGACGCGGTGGCCGCCGCCAAGGACGAGGAGCCGCGCTGA
- a CDS encoding nucleotidyl transferase AbiEii/AbiGii toxin family protein, with amino-acid sequence MSDSKAIDRAERTIQVAERIADTLHQHQIPSAVIGAAALAVHLCPRYTEDFDLAININPFPTMRRVEEALRQQGFEVAFDPPDAGDPLGGVLRVTGDDFDLVEVVNFQNPWPGSRDCTVLAREALLEAKVELSPESPLRVVSLPYLIALKLYAGGRKSTNDVLELLERNREHLDLAGLRDVCNRHGLGAALEPLLTELGFA; translated from the coding sequence GTGAGTGACTCGAAAGCCATCGACCGGGCGGAGCGCACCATCCAGGTGGCTGAGCGGATTGCCGATACCCTGCATCAGCATCAAATCCCCTCAGCGGTCATCGGTGCCGCGGCTCTCGCCGTTCACCTCTGCCCTCGCTACACCGAAGATTTCGATCTGGCGATCAACATCAATCCTTTCCCCACGATGCGTCGTGTGGAAGAGGCGCTCCGCCAGCAGGGATTCGAGGTCGCGTTCGATCCGCCTGATGCTGGGGATCCTCTCGGTGGAGTGCTGCGGGTCACAGGAGATGACTTCGACCTGGTGGAGGTCGTGAACTTCCAGAATCCCTGGCCCGGCTCACGCGACTGCACCGTGCTGGCCCGGGAAGCCCTCCTCGAAGCCAAGGTGGAGCTGAGCCCGGAGAGCCCGTTGCGCGTCGTCAGCCTGCCCTACCTCATCGCGCTGAAGCTCTACGCGGGAGGGCGAAAGTCGACGAACGACGTTCTCGAGCTCCTCGAGCGCAACCGGGAGCACCTGGACCTCGCCGGGCTGCGTGACGTGTGCAACCGCCACGGGCTCGGCGCGGCGCTGGAGCCCCTGCTGACGGAGCTCGGCTTCGCGTAG
- a CDS encoding EF-hand domain-containing protein has product MNRTTPYRRLLTAALCFTLPLATVACNNAVQEEELVVGEASAFLSTSEESGAIGADAVADASSETLTSMSAEDVDTATEPTTDEPGICDFSARRQEVLEKYDANQDGSLNRAELKALKDDLAAQTGSPRFVRAGMRVRHWAFWRVRWAFDENGDKALSTEERTALVDAMEARCERLRQQALTKYDTNQDGTLDEAERQAARQALRTAWEQKRQALLAEYDLNGSGVLELTERAKLREDRVAAARARRQALLEQYDTNKDGSLSPQEALPLRQAIQRRIIEGQDAN; this is encoded by the coding sequence ATGAACCGCACCACGCCCTACCGCCGTCTGCTCACCGCTGCCCTGTGCTTCACCCTCCCGCTGGCCACCGTGGCCTGCAACAACGCCGTGCAGGAGGAGGAGCTCGTCGTCGGTGAGGCCTCGGCCTTCCTGTCCACCTCGGAGGAGTCCGGAGCCATCGGCGCCGACGCCGTGGCCGATGCCTCCAGCGAGACGCTCACCTCCATGAGCGCCGAGGACGTGGACACCGCCACCGAGCCCACCACCGACGAGCCCGGCATCTGTGACTTCAGCGCCCGCCGCCAGGAGGTGCTGGAGAAGTACGACGCCAACCAGGACGGCTCGCTCAACCGCGCCGAGCTGAAGGCGCTCAAGGACGACCTCGCCGCGCAGACCGGCTCCCCGCGCTTCGTCCGCGCCGGCATGCGCGTGCGCCACTGGGCCTTCTGGCGCGTGCGCTGGGCCTTCGACGAGAACGGCGACAAGGCGCTGTCCACCGAGGAGCGCACCGCCCTCGTGGACGCCATGGAGGCCCGTTGCGAGCGTCTCCGCCAGCAGGCCCTCACGAAGTACGACACCAACCAGGACGGCACCCTCGATGAGGCCGAGCGCCAGGCCGCCCGCCAGGCCCTCCGCACCGCCTGGGAGCAGAAGCGCCAGGCCCTGCTGGCCGAGTACGACCTCAACGGCAGCGGCGTCCTTGAGCTCACCGAGCGTGCGAAGCTACGCGAGGACCGCGTCGCCGCCGCGCGTGCCCGCCGCCAGGCCCTGCTCGAGCAGTACGACACCAACAAGGACGGCAGCCTGAGCCCCCAGGAGGCCCTGCCCCTGCGCCAGGCCATCCAGCGCCGCATCATCGAGGGCCAGGACGCCAACTGA
- a CDS encoding lipid kinase, giving the protein MASEASPEVALSKPPKRGALDEGPALLVVNSKCRMGKEAFPAAREALAARGIPLVACHRLSRQKHMVRVLREALDAGVRRVFIGGGDGTLNAAVQHLLGRDVTLGVLPLGTGNDFARSLGIAPTLEAACDVIAAGYTARVDVGLANGQPFLNAVSLGLASAIARRLTPQLKRRAGKLAYPVAAVAELWEHQPFHVRMKTDRGEMELDVLQLVVGNGRYHGAGNVVTPESRLDDRRLDAYTIAAPSSESGREGTGLGHVQDVSTLARIALSLRRGEHVSHPAVTSVHSTHLYVEAQPAQDINADGEIIGHTPVRFELAPAALRVYAPAPTPTTH; this is encoded by the coding sequence ATGGCCAGCGAAGCTTCTCCAGAGGTCGCACTCTCGAAGCCTCCCAAGCGCGGTGCCCTCGACGAGGGGCCCGCGCTCCTCGTCGTGAACAGCAAGTGCCGCATGGGCAAGGAGGCCTTCCCGGCCGCCCGCGAGGCGCTCGCGGCCCGAGGCATCCCCCTGGTGGCCTGTCACCGGCTCTCGCGCCAGAAACACATGGTCCGGGTGCTGCGCGAGGCCCTGGACGCCGGAGTCCGGCGCGTCTTCATCGGCGGCGGCGATGGCACGTTGAACGCCGCGGTGCAGCACCTGCTCGGACGCGACGTGACGCTGGGCGTGCTGCCGCTGGGCACGGGCAATGACTTCGCGCGCTCGCTCGGCATCGCGCCCACGCTCGAGGCCGCCTGTGACGTCATCGCCGCGGGCTACACGGCACGCGTGGACGTGGGGCTCGCCAACGGACAGCCCTTCCTCAACGCGGTGAGCCTCGGCCTGGCCTCCGCCATCGCCCGGCGGCTCACGCCCCAGCTCAAACGGCGCGCCGGCAAGCTGGCCTACCCCGTGGCCGCCGTCGCCGAGCTCTGGGAGCACCAGCCCTTCCACGTGCGCATGAAGACGGACCGCGGGGAGATGGAGCTGGACGTGCTCCAGCTCGTGGTGGGCAACGGGCGCTACCACGGCGCGGGCAACGTGGTGACACCCGAGTCCCGCCTGGATGACCGCCGCCTGGACGCCTATACCATCGCCGCGCCCTCGTCCGAGTCCGGGCGCGAGGGCACCGGCCTGGGCCACGTGCAGGACGTCTCCACCCTGGCACGCATCGCCCTGTCCCTGCGCCGGGGCGAGCACGTGAGCCACCCGGCCGTCACCTCGGTGCACAGCACGCACCTGTACGTGGAGGCGCAGCCCGCGCAGGACATCAACGCGGATGGGGAGATCATCGGCCACACGCCGGTGCGCTTCGAGCTCGCGCCCGCGGCCCTGCGCGTCTACGCGCCCGCGCCCACGCCCACCACGCACTGA